From the Scyliorhinus canicula chromosome 4, sScyCan1.1, whole genome shotgun sequence genome, the window AGGGAATCAGCGCCTGGTCCAGGTAACGCTTCCAGCGGGCAGCTGGGGTACAGGTCTGGTGCCCAGGGGCCCCTGCAGCCAGAGGTGGGTGTGCAGGCGTGTTGGATGGCACCCCTTAGATGCAAgttggatggcaggggatgtgagggtggggaggcatGGGGGCACGcgggtcctggggtggaagcaatgcccacctgagactgggactgaTGCGCGTTGCCAAGGAGAACCTGTGTCAGGGAGACATCCCACAGCGACTGGGACAGTCTGTCGAGGCACTCAGGCATGGCCGTCACCCACTGAGCAATGCCTTGGGCAtcaccactcatgctgctgacgtcgTACTCCAGgatctccactgtggtcgccatcctagcagtgttaaTCTCGGTTCCACGTATTGCCGGCGAATCTCGTGCACCCTCAGCCTTTGAGGCTTCTCCAATCGGACCTGGACccactggagtgtcactgacatcccctgcTGAATTTTATGGCCACACCTTAGCAACTGCATCAGCTTTGGGatagcctggtccagaggctcgacatctgggtcctggaatccttcagacctccaactgctggctCCCCTGGActttcctgccttcacctgatgtgcatcagctactgtgtgaatgtggtgaacgtattacaggtaccattcaccattgtattgcattacattgtattgtattatgttgatgcccttgttggctccgccccctcgtgggaggtatatagatctgcagcctgtcggcggcactcagtacagagcagtcgcaggcaggcaccgatctagctgattaaaaccactgttcacttctactcatcgtctggtgtgaattgatggtcgcatccaCGGTGCTCACCAGAACgtgccccagaggcctgtccaCTACTTTCACCCACCATGGTGCCTGTCTCCGcactggtggagagtggggatgacagctgtgatgcctcatggtggcatcctcggagttcTTCTCCGAGATGTTCTCTTGGACAGCAGGAAGGATGGCCACCCTGGATGGGCTCGCACCATCGGGTGGAGatcgggagaatggacatgtggtcagtgggacggATCATCATGCTGGCATGtacaactcatgtgtgacaggtcaTTTGGGAGGGGGAAGATGGGTATCAATCTCTGTGGCGCAGGTTAATCTCAACGTCAGTGACCTATCTGTTCTCTGCCACCCACGCAACCTCCAGGGCCCAATCCTCATGGGTGGTAAGGCTCCAGGTGTGGCAGGTGGGCCAGTGTCAAGGTCCAATGCTAACTCACCATGCATCCCAATGGAGGTCGTTTAGCGTCTTACAGCATTGGACTGCGATCCTCCTGGTGATACTCCCCAAGCTGttggccactgcctcccaggcagcactggctgccctgtggctgaccctcctgccCCCTCAGGGTAACAGGGTATCCCGTCAGGACTCCACCAtgtccaacagtctggccaggtcagcatctccgaaTCGTGGAGCAGGTCTctgcggtggcatggctgtgtgctgcctgtgctttGCTCATTAGCGGGGAGCTGCCGAGTACGGTCCAGGCGAAGCAGCTGGCAGGACAGTCTTTTCCGGCGTGAAGCCTATTGTGCCCTATTTAAAGTTAGATACCGGTGACGACTTCGCCGGTTCAGCTGTCGGGAAATACCCGGCaaatcccgctcgctaccacacttagaaacttttccgttagGTCGCGCCCAAGTTCTCTTTGCATGAAGAGGGTTTAATTAAACATTCAGCCTGAACGTGTTTTGGATTTTCTTTTATGTTCTGTGGCAGCTACATTGAGTCCATGTAAATAAAATCTATAAATGCTCCAACCCCTTTAAATGGACTAAAATGTACTTGAAAACAAGAATAATTAGGTAAGTTTTTACTTTGAAAGCTGTTTTTGTTACCATACAGGCATTATATTAGTGACTACAATTTAATACAAAAAAACTACTAATGTATAGGAACTTTAAAACCATGTAGAAACCTGTATAACACATTTGTAAATTAGATAAATTCAGTGTTATGGAATGCAACAGTGATACACTGACAAAAATTAAAATGTTACATTGTTGGCAGTATCTTGTGTATACAGGACCTGGTGAAACTGTACCATTGACCTGCAACAGACAAGCTACCCCCTTGTCCATTGACTGAGTTATTTTGATGATTGAATAAACTTTCTCTATCGACGAATATGCTGGGGTTTTTTTCTGTTAATTTAATTAAAATTTCACAGCACAGTGAACTGCCacagaactgcagcggttcaagaaggcagctcaccatcacattctcaagggaaaatagggatgggcaataaatgctggccgagccagcgaagcccgcaccccgtaaatgaattaaaaaacataGATAAAATCATCAGTATAAAAATCCACTGTATTTTAATTAGCTAGGAAATAATTAGAATATGGTCGATTTGAAAGTAATCTTATACATTTGGGGAGCAATTGTTCAGTTTCAGAGAGCATTTGGACACATCTGTGTGCATGGCCGAGAGGCCAATATTCTCGTACTCTTCCTGGGTTGATTGGTACTTGCAGTGAATGAGCATGTTTAAGTCTTTCTGGAAATTCTTATTGAGAAATCCATAGAAAATTGGATTGATGCAGGTTGATATCATTGCTGTCAGATGACAGAGTGTGAATACAAGATTATAGTGGCAGTTCATCAGAACCTCATGATTCCAGTCAAAGACAACATTGAAGATGTTCAATGGCAGCCAGCAGACTGTAAATGCCACTACAATTGAGACTAGCATCATGTTTATTCTTTTGCTTTCACTTATTCTACTCTCGTTTTCTCTCATTTTATCTACCATACCATTTCTTTTCTTCAGGCATATGAAGATTTTCAGATAGCAAACAAACATGAAGCATAGCGGGGCAAAATACTGAACCACCAGGAGACACGTTGTAAAGACAAGTCTATCTATTTCTGATGGCCAGATCTCGATGCAGACAAATTTGTCTTTGTAGAATTCTGAGTGCAAAGAGACATTTCTGAAAGGGTCGTCTGTAAGCAGATGAAATGTGATGAAGGGGAATGAGATTATTAAAGATATGAACCAGATTAGCACAATCCCCCAACAGGCGTGGGACACAGCCGGCTTCCAGCCTCGCGGGTTTACAATTAGCTGATGCCTTTCAATAGCAATCAAAACTAAGGAAAATATCGACACAgtaacagatacacactggataAATGAGTTTGCTTTGCACATGACATCTCCGAATACCCAGTAATCCATCAGTGTGTACACAACAGTGAAAGGAATACACATGACACAGATAAGAACATCAGATACAGAAAGATTTGCAATCAGGATGTTAGTGACATTATGATTTTCTTTCTGCCTTTTTATGATGAATATGAGGCAGAGATTCCCAAAAAGTCCAACTACAGTCACTACACTATACGCAAGAATCAACAGGAACATTACAGGCGAAGAAGCTTGACAAGAGTCAAAATCTGAGAATCGAGGCCTAGTGCCATTCGGGATAACTTCAGAAATATTCATGCTGTGATTGTTCATTGAATCTTCCATTTTACCTGCTTTCATCATTCAATCTATTTCCAAATATCTTCATACTAATTTTGAGCTGAAGTAATTTTTCACATCTCTATTGCTTCCAAAAAATACTGATTTTCAATTGTAGATATCCAAGTTTTCTCTTCTGGCTCCTATGAATTTATCCTGTAAATAAAAGAACAAACCAAGATTAATTCACTACGCTTGCGATGGATtctcactgacacactgtcaattTGACTGACATTCATTTCTTTTTGAAGCTAGAAGCCTTTTGCAACTCAGCCCTCTCATTGTGGTCTAAGGACTATAATTTTCACAGAAATGCATTTGGGAGACTAAAGAGTCAAAGCAGCTGTCTGACTGGATGGAATGACGCAACATTCCTTGTTTGATGTGATTTGCATTGCAGATTTTGCAAAACAAGGAAAAAATAAGTTAGTTGAATATTTTTTTACTAATATAGCGGTCTCTTGGTGTTGAAAATTATTCAAAGTATACTTCTCAAACCTCAAGATATTAATTTTCTGTCAAATACCAATTATTGCTTCATGGGCACTAACTTAAAATTGCATTAACAAGATCTCAGCTCATGAATGTGTTTGCCAAACATCTTGGTTACAGATACAATTATTAAAAATCATAGTGAAATGGAATCACTTGTGCCATGCATTGGCATGATCAGAATGATATGGCATTTTTAACTTTGTGGAGCTCAACCTTGCAAACAATTCGCATTGCTTAAATCTCATTTGACATTCATTGCATTTCAAACGAGATGTTTGGGAACTACGATTCTAATTCTCTCAATGTATATACCTGTAATATATCCAGAActatttctcacatcacattaatTATTCGACTGCAACTTACACTCTTACAGTATGTTATTCTGTGTGCTATCATTTGTAGAAAGATACTAGCTGAATTATATAAAGCACAACACTCCTTCTGCAGTTGTTT encodes:
- the LOC119965270 gene encoding neuropeptide Y receptor type 6-like, translating into MMKAGKMEDSMNNHSMNISEVIPNGTRPRFSDFDSCQASSPVMFLLILAYSVVTVVGLFGNLCLIFIIKRQKENHNVTNILIANLSVSDVLICVMCIPFTVVYTLMDYWVFGDVMCKANSFIQCVSVTVSIFSLVLIAIERHQLIVNPRGWKPAVSHACWGIVLIWFISLIISFPFITFHLLTDDPFRNVSLHSEFYKDKFVCIEIWPSEIDRLVFTTCLLVVQYFAPLCFMFVCYLKIFICLKKRNGMVDKMRENESRISESKRINMMLVSIVVAFTVCWLPLNIFNVVFDWNHEVLMNCHYNLVFTLCHLTAMISTCINPIFYGFLNKNFQKDLNMLIHCKYQSTQEEYENIGLSAMHTDVSKCSLKLNNCSPNV